From a region of the Acidobacteriota bacterium genome:
- a CDS encoding NADP-dependent isocitrate dehydrogenase produces MSAAHCPRESIQLTPIKDSYNGNPIPKNFTAIDLKDGKFIVPDRPVLTYVEGDGIGRDIWKASQRVFDAAVKKSSNGKREVGWYEVFAGEKSKAKFNEWLAPETVEAIKEFRVGIKGPLTTPVGGGIRSLNVGLRHLLNLYACVRPVKFVAGVPSPVKYPERMNIVIFRENTEDVYSGIEWQSGTPDAAKVINFLNNEMGNKIRLDSGVGIKPISPFGSKNLIRRAIQFALEHKRRVVTLVHKGNIMKFTEGAFRDWGYELTRDEFRADCVIERESWILDNKDKNPNLTIEQNAALVEPGLEYAPESFRQEVYAEVKSTLDSIGATHGNGQWKKKLMINDRIADSIFQQVVTRADEYDILACPNLNGDYLSDACAAQVGGLGMAPGANIGDEYAFFEATHGTAPKYADKDVINPASVMLSGCMMFDFIGWKEVSTMIESAIAKTIQQKKVTYDLHRLMEGATKLKTSEFATAIIENM; encoded by the coding sequence ATGTCAGCGGCACATTGCCCCAGGGAGAGTATACAGTTGACACCAATCAAGGATTCTTATAACGGGAATCCAATCCCCAAAAACTTTACGGCGATCGATCTCAAGGACGGCAAGTTCATTGTGCCGGATCGTCCAGTTCTCACCTATGTGGAGGGCGACGGGATCGGGCGTGATATCTGGAAGGCTTCCCAGCGCGTGTTTGACGCGGCGGTGAAGAAGTCATCGAACGGCAAACGCGAAGTGGGCTGGTACGAAGTTTTCGCCGGAGAAAAGTCGAAAGCGAAATTTAACGAATGGCTCGCGCCGGAGACAGTGGAGGCCATCAAGGAGTTTCGCGTGGGCATCAAGGGACCGCTGACGACGCCGGTGGGCGGCGGCATCCGCAGCTTGAACGTCGGTCTGCGCCACCTGCTCAATCTTTATGCCTGTGTGCGCCCGGTGAAGTTTGTCGCAGGCGTACCCTCGCCCGTGAAGTATCCGGAGCGGATGAACATTGTGATTTTCCGTGAAAATACCGAGGATGTTTACTCGGGCATTGAGTGGCAATCGGGTACGCCGGATGCGGCCAAGGTGATCAACTTTCTGAACAACGAAATGGGCAATAAGATTCGCCTCGACTCCGGCGTGGGCATCAAGCCGATCTCTCCGTTCGGCAGCAAGAACCTCATTCGCCGCGCAATCCAGTTTGCGCTGGAGCACAAGCGCCGCGTTGTGACGCTTGTGCATAAAGGTAACATCATGAAGTTCACCGAAGGCGCGTTTCGCGATTGGGGCTATGAGTTGACGCGCGATGAGTTCCGCGCCGATTGCGTCATCGAGCGCGAGAGCTGGATTCTGGACAACAAGGACAAGAACCCCAACCTGACCATCGAGCAGAATGCCGCGCTGGTGGAGCCGGGCCTCGAGTATGCGCCCGAATCGTTCCGCCAGGAAGTCTATGCGGAAGTGAAGAGCACGCTGGATTCGATCGGCGCGACGCACGGCAACGGCCAGTGGAAGAAGAAGCTGATGATCAATGACCGCATCGCTGATTCAATTTTCCAGCAGGTGGTTACGCGCGCTGATGAATACGACATTCTGGCTTGCCCAAATCTAAACGGCGATTACCTTTCCGATGCTTGCGCGGCGCAGGTAGGCGGATTGGGAATGGCTCCCGGCGCGAACATCGGTGATGAGTACGCGTTCTTCGAGGCGACGCACGGGACGGCTCCGAAATACGCGGACAAGGACGTGATCAATCCGGCCAGCGTGATGCTGTCGGGCTGCATGATGTTTGATTTCATCGGGTGGAAGGAAGTCAGCACGATGATCGAGAGCGCCATCGCCAAGACGATTCAGCAGAAGAAGGTCACCTATGACCTGCATCGCCTGATGGAAGGCGCGACCAAGCTGAAGACCAGCGAGTTCGCAACAGCCATCATCGAGAACATGTAA